In Brettanomyces bruxellensis chromosome 8, complete sequence, a genomic segment contains:
- a CDS encoding uncharacterized protein (BUSCO:EOG09265JNA): MLRQSVRAFSTSAVSKMARMSLIGTIGTDLEKKTTSSGKEFIRYAVAVNSKSKDDETSWYNVACFFPAQINFMTTYLGKGAKIFLEADASNTSYEKQDGSRARSLMLFQTSVEAIKFPKRPEEDGGAPTQQQQ; the protein is encoded by the coding sequence ATGTTAAGACAATCAGTCAGAGCTTTCTCGACTTCCGCCGTCTCAAAGATGGCACGTATGTCTCTTATTGGTACAATTGGTACAGATCTCGAAAAGAAGACGACAAGTTCTGGTAAAGAGTTTATCAGATATGCTGTTGCCGTCAATTCAAAATCCAAGGATGATGAGACCTCCTGGTATAATGttgcttgcttttttcctGCCCAGATTAACTTTATGACAACATATCTTGGAAAGGGTGCCAAGATTTTCCTCGAAGCAGACGCTTCAAACACAAGCTATGAGAAGCAGGATGGTAGCAGAGCTAGATCGCTTATGCTATTTCAGACAAGTGTTGAAGCTATTAAGTTCCCAAAAAGACCCGAAGAAGACGGTGGGGCTCCAACCCAGCAGCAGCAATGA
- a CDS encoding uncharacterized protein (BUSCO:EOG09263AZP): MELDPETEGLLDLTNKGNGPRSKENGSEDDDDIQDWSIVASVSKRGQKDFEPLVCDDESQDLSAYDSDALNASRNMMFSALSKSRGTIVTLDNMNRSTIYINIRNTNDIFMPKARGKFLESMGHIDRRIVCHFNYEEALYLVERGTCLARLFDIDEEKNAKYQRMLPLTLEAVYSLLIHDQEQLDRYLVYSILKRNGYIVRRHDEFDHAISSKSLYNNQKVIKDYNISNQKKITRKAIQPHPILNLSLWTNLLVSFSNWIGIPLPVKFLGSYFNFFTYLSWKLRGLRDHNNTVHRMKKAHVHNYYISFNVWKPMVNFKKKSPPLPDFQIVVVKAWAEFPRYQDIKHLIKRSGINPENFHRRINHHTQKISHISSEWDYSRGINIHNLKYNEQSITFAIVDNGIVNFANLSDCCFAQEGACWRDYWSFPRKRRGKGRRKKSDKMKSKTTRKIAPAKQ, from the coding sequence ATGGAGCTTGATCCCGAGACTGAAGGATTACTAGACTTGACCAATAAAGGTAATGGTCCAAGgagcaaagaaaatgggAGTGAAGACGATGATGACATACAAGATTGGTCTATTGTCGCATCAGTCTCGAAGCGAGGTCAGAAGGATTTTGAACCCCTTGTTTGTGACGATGAGAGTCAAGATTTGTCTGCTTATGATAGTGATGCATTGAATGCTTCGCGAAATATGATGTTTTCCGCATTATCGAAAAGCAGAGGTACTATTGTCACACTCGATAACATGAATAGAAGCACAATTTATATTAACATTCGGAACacaaatgatatttttaTGCCTAAAGCAAGAGGAAAGTTTTTAGAATCTATGGGTCACATAGATAGAAGAATTGTTTGTCATTTTAACTATGAGGAAGCGTTATATCTAGTCGAGAGAGGCACGTGTTTGGCCAGACTTTTCgatattgatgaagaaaagaatgcaaAGTATCAAAGAATGTTGCCACTTACATTGGAAGCTGTTTATTCATTACTTATTCATGATCAAGAACAGTTAGATCGATATCTTGTTTATtcaatattgaaaagaaacgGGTATATTGTACGCAGACATGACGAGTTCGACCATGCTATATCATCCAAATCTTTGTATAATAATCAGAAGGTTATCAAAGATTATAATATTTCcaatcaaaagaaaatcacaCGCAAAGCAATACAGCCGCATCCCATCCTTAACCTTTCTTTATGGACTAACTTATTGGTATCTTTTAGTAATTGGATCGGAATACCTCTTCCAGTTAAATTTCTGGGTTCCtacttcaatttttttacctACCTCTCATGGAAGTTGAGGGGTCTACGGGACCATAATAATACAGTTCATCgaatgaaaaaagcacatgTTCataattattatatttcattCAATGTATGGAAACCCATGgtcaatttcaaaaaaaagagcccTCCTCTTCCCGATTTCCAAATTGTGGTTGTCAAAGCTTGGGCTGAATTTCCAAGGTACCAAGATATTAAGCATTTAATCAAGAGATCTGGAATTAATCCAGAGAATTTTCATAGACGAATCAATCATCacacacaaaaaatatcgCATATCAGTTCAGAATGGGACTATTCTCGGGGTATTAATATTcataatttgaagtataACGAGCAAAGTATAACATTCGCAATTGTGGATAATGGTATTGTAAATTTTGCTAACCTTTCTGATTGCTGCTTTGCTCAGGAAGGTGCATGCTGGAGAGATTATTGGTCATTCCctagaaagagaagaggGAAGgggaggagaaaaaagagtgataaaatgaaaagcaaGACGACTAGAAAGATAGCCCCGGCAAAACAATAA